The sequence below is a genomic window from Croceicoccus marinus.
TGCGCGCGGGCTGCTGGCCGAATATGGCGACGGCCTCGCATTTGCGGCGGTCCATCCCTCCGGCCTCTATGGGCGCCTTAGGCGCAAGGCGGCGCTTGCCTATCTGGACGAGCTGGAGCGGCGCTGGGCGCATGACCGCGAAGACAGCCGCCAGCGCTCGCTGGGTTCGGCGATGCCGTGGCTGTCGGCGCTGCGGCCGACGGCTCGCGGTATCGGGTCGGGCGGTGTCTATGTACAGGTCTCGCCCCATCATCTGACCCGCAAGGAACAGGTGGGCCGCATCCTGGCGCGCGAAAATTGCCGCTATCTGGTGCTGGTCCACGATCTGATCCCCATCGAATATCCCGAATATGCGCGCCCCGGCGGGGCCGAGCTGCACGCCAGGCGCATGGACAGCGTCGGCAGCCATGCCGATGCGGTGATCGTCAATTCGCAGGCAACCGGCGCGTCGCTGACCCGCTGGCTGCAGGCGAACGGCCACCGCGTCCCGCCGGTACACGTGGCGCTGCTGGGGACCGAGCCGGTGGCCGACGTGCCGGCATTCCGGTTTCCTGACGAGAGGCCCTTCTTCCTGTGCCTTGGCACCATCGAGCCGCGCAAGAACCACCTGCTGCTGCTGCATTTGTGGCGGGAGATGGCGGCCAGCCTTCCCGCCGAAACGGTGCCGCGGCTGGTCGTGGTCGGCCGCCGGGGGTGGGAGAACGAGCAGATCGTCGACCTGCTGGACCGGTGCGAGGGTTTGCGGCCGCATCTGGCCGAGATCAACCGCTGCCCCGATCATCAGCTGGCCGCCTTGCTGCGCGGCGCGCGCGCCCTTGTCATGCCGTCCTTTGCCGAGGGTTACGGCATGCCCATTGCCGAGGCGCTGAGCGTCGGCACGCCCGTCATCGCCAGCGACAAGCCGGCCCACCGCGAGGTCGGCGGCGCGGCGCCCGATTACCTCGACCCGCTGGACGGTCCCGGCTGGCGCAAGGCGGTGCTGGATCACGCGGGCGGAGGATCGTTGCACACCGGCCAGATGGCGCGGCTTGCCGAATGGCGGGCTCCCGGCTGGGGTGCCCACATGGCCACCGCGCGCAAGGCCATCGAAAGCCTGCGCGGCTGAACCGTCAGCGCTTCAGCGAGCGCAGATGGCTTCCGAAGACGCGGTCCCAGAACAGGAAGGTGACCGCGTAATTCGCATTCTCGTCAATATGATGGTGACGCATGTGATGGCGCTTGATCGCGCGTGCGAGCCCGCTGCGCATCGGCAGCTGGTGACAGGCGAAATGGGTCAGGTCGTACATTACATAGCCCAGCATGAAGCCCAGGAAAGCCCATGTGCCCGCATCGCCCAGCAGCAGTGCGAAAATGCCCCAGATGCACAGCGCGACCGGAATGCTGACCACCGGCGGCATCAGATTGCGCAGTCGGTCGTTCGGTTGCAGATGGTGGCTGCCGTGGATCAGGAAGGCCAGCGCCTGAAGCGGTGCGAAGCGCGCCTTCCAGTGGAACAGGAAGCGGTGCATCGCATATTCGAACAGGCTCCACACCAGAAGCCCGGCGGCGGAAAGGCCAAGCCCCGCCAGCGGACCGACCGCGCCCCAGCCCGCCAGCGCGATCAGCGGCAGCAGCACGCCCCAGGTCACCAGGAACCACGAGAGCGATACGACCGTCAGCCGCTCCAGCCACGCGTTCTGGAACAGGGGCATGCGGTTATCGATGGAAGCGGCGCGTTTCATTGCCCCCAAGTCTGGACAGAACGGCCCTGCCGCTGTCAAGCGGTTCGCACCGAAATGGCCTGTATGAAAGACAGATGATGCCGACATGTCGAAAATAGGTCGCACATTTCCCGGCATTTCCGGTCCGAAACGGATCCTTGTCACCGGCGCGTCGGGCGGGCTGGGTTCGGCGCTGGCGCGCGTGCATGCGGCGCCGGGCGTTTCGCTGTGCCTGTGGGGCCGCGATCGCGCCCGGCTGGACGCGGCGGCCGACCAGTGCCGCGCGCTGGGATCGGCGGTAGAGGTGCGCAGCCTGGATCTTGCCGATGGCGAGGCGGCGCTCGATGCCTTGCGGGCAGAAGATGCCGACATGCGATTCGACATGGCCTATCTGGTCGCAGGCAGGGGCGACACGCGCGCGCCGGGACAGCGCATCGAAAGCGCCGGGCTGGCGCTGCGCCTGGGGCAGGTCAATTTCAGCGTGCCCGCCGCGATGGCCAGCGAACTGGTCCAGCATATGGCCGAACGCGGCGGCGGCCGGGTGGTGCTGATCGGATCGGCAGCAGGCCAGCATGCGCTGCCCTTTGCGGCGGCCTATGCGGCCAGCAAGGCGGGCCTGGCCCGCTATGCCCAGGCGCTGCGGATCGCCGCCGCGCCGCTGGGCGTTTCCGTGACGCTGGCGGCGCCGGGCTTCATCGACACCCCCGCCGGGCGCGCGGTTCCGGGACCAAAGCCGCTGCTGCTAGGCGCCGACGAAGCCGCGAGGCGGATCGCGCGCGCGGCAATGGCGGGCAAGGGCCATTTCGTCACGCCCTGGCCGTTCGCCGCCTTGCGCGTGATCGATCGGATGCTGCCCACCGGCCTGCGCGCGCGCCTGCTGCGCGGCCTCGCTCCGCCCGGGGGCTAGTCCGCCGCCGGGCTTAGCGTGCAGTCCAGCACCAGATGATGCAGCGCGGCGGGCGTCAGGTCGCGGCGCTGGCCGTCGCCGCGAATCGGCCGCCCCTGGCCATCGAAGCGCAGCACGACATAGGGCGTGTGGCGCTCGCCGCCCGGCTCGCTGGCGCCGGGGATGCTGGGCCGGTGGTCGCCGAAGAAGACCAGCATGGCGGGCCGGCGCAGCGCCGCGATTTCGCCGCGCAGATCGGCCAGCATCGCATCGCCCTTTGCCACCAGCCGCAGATATTTGGCGACGAGGCGGCTGGCTTGCGTTCCCGATGGCGCATCTTCGGCGCTCTCGTCCGCCGACCACGGGCCGTGATTCTCGATCGTCACGGCATAGAGCAGCGTCGGATCGGCGGCTTCACGGGCCAGTTCCATGATCTTGCGGGCGATGGCCGCGTCGGTGACATAGCGCCCCTCGCCCTTGGCGGGCGGGTCGAAACTGTCCTCTCCCACCAGGCGCGCGAAGCCGCTGGCGGGCAGGATCCGGTCGCGGCCATAAAAGCGCATGTCGTGCGGGTGGATGAACATGCTGTTCCAGCCAGCAGGCTCCAGCCGCCGGGGCAAGGCATAGGCCGTGTCACGCAGCGCGGTAAGGAAGGGGTCGAACCGGCGAAAGCCCAGTTCGCTTTCCTCTCGCCCGAAGATCACTGCATATTCGGTGCGCATCGTATAGGCGCCGAAACCGCTGACCTGCAGGCGTCCCCATTGCCACGCATCGTTTCTCGCCCCGGCAAGCGCGGGCAGCGCCAGTGCGGGATCGCCGAACAGATCGACCGGGTCGGCAAAGGATTCGCACTGGATTGCGACGATCAGCTGCGGCGCGTCGCCCCCGCCGATGGCGCGGCGGACTGGCGGGCGGGCGGGCGCCTCGACAACGGCGCGCCAGCGGCGCCAGTGCAGCAGCAAGGTCGGCACCAGCCCCAGCCGCATCACATCGGCTTCGGCATCGGGCACAAGCGCCAGCGCGCCGAAACGCGGCAGGCGCATGATCGCAGTCAGCGCCGCCAGGCTGGCCAGCGCCAATCCCGCGCCCAGCAAGTGCGGCAGCGGTTCGGGCACCAGCAGCCAGGCCACCAGCGCGGCCAGCAGCACGGCGACGATGATCATCGCGGCGATCTGCAATCTGGTCAGCGCCGACAGATAGAATTGCGGATGCCGGAAAATCGCGCCCACCAGCGCCAGGTCGGAAAACAGCAGGGGTTCGCCCAGCATCGCCCGCTTGGCGTTCGACGCCAGCGTCAGCAGGGCCAGCAGCGCGAATGCCAGCAGGACGGACAGCGCCGCATTCCCGCACAAGGCCAGGAACCCGCCATACAGGGCCACGCTGACCAGCGCGAGCAGCACGCTGCCCTCCACGCTGCGCCAGCCGGCGCCGAAACGCCGCGCGGCCTGCGGGCGAGCCAGCCCGTCGAGCACCAGCGCGGCCGCGATCAGCGGAAGTATCGGCAGCAGGACGGTCAGGATCACCGGGGTGTCCGTCGGAAAGCAAAGGCATGGTTGAATTGTGACATCAGGGCAACGTCCGTGCGCATAGTTCATCCCATGGTCAAGGTAGTTACGCTCTGG
It includes:
- a CDS encoding glycosyltransferase family 4 protein, with the translated sequence MSGVILDISRLISRVRHVTPSGVDRVEMAYARGLLAEYGDGLAFAAVHPSGLYGRLRRKAALAYLDELERRWAHDREDSRQRSLGSAMPWLSALRPTARGIGSGGVYVQVSPHHLTRKEQVGRILARENCRYLVLVHDLIPIEYPEYARPGGAELHARRMDSVGSHADAVIVNSQATGASLTRWLQANGHRVPPVHVALLGTEPVADVPAFRFPDERPFFLCLGTIEPRKNHLLLLHLWREMAASLPAETVPRLVVVGRRGWENEQIVDLLDRCEGLRPHLAEINRCPDHQLAALLRGARALVMPSFAEGYGMPIAEALSVGTPVIASDKPAHREVGGAAPDYLDPLDGPGWRKAVLDHAGGGSLHTGQMARLAEWRAPGWGAHMATARKAIESLRG
- a CDS encoding sterol desaturase family protein, producing MKRAASIDNRMPLFQNAWLERLTVVSLSWFLVTWGVLLPLIALAGWGAVGPLAGLGLSAAGLLVWSLFEYAMHRFLFHWKARFAPLQALAFLIHGSHHLQPNDRLRNLMPPVVSIPVALCIWGIFALLLGDAGTWAFLGFMLGYVMYDLTHFACHQLPMRSGLARAIKRHHMRHHHIDENANYAVTFLFWDRVFGSHLRSLKR
- a CDS encoding SDR family NAD(P)-dependent oxidoreductase, whose product is MSKIGRTFPGISGPKRILVTGASGGLGSALARVHAAPGVSLCLWGRDRARLDAAADQCRALGSAVEVRSLDLADGEAALDALRAEDADMRFDMAYLVAGRGDTRAPGQRIESAGLALRLGQVNFSVPAAMASELVQHMAERGGGRVVLIGSAAGQHALPFAAAYAASKAGLARYAQALRIAAAPLGVSVTLAAPGFIDTPAGRAVPGPKPLLLGADEAARRIARAAMAGKGHFVTPWPFAALRVIDRMLPTGLRARLLRGLAPPGG
- a CDS encoding LTA synthase family protein, yielding MILTVLLPILPLIAAALVLDGLARPQAARRFGAGWRSVEGSVLLALVSVALYGGFLALCGNAALSVLLAFALLALLTLASNAKRAMLGEPLLFSDLALVGAIFRHPQFYLSALTRLQIAAMIIVAVLLAALVAWLLVPEPLPHLLGAGLALASLAALTAIMRLPRFGALALVPDAEADVMRLGLVPTLLLHWRRWRAVVEAPARPPVRRAIGGGDAPQLIVAIQCESFADPVDLFGDPALALPALAGARNDAWQWGRLQVSGFGAYTMRTEYAVIFGREESELGFRRFDPFLTALRDTAYALPRRLEPAGWNSMFIHPHDMRFYGRDRILPASGFARLVGEDSFDPPAKGEGRYVTDAAIARKIMELAREAADPTLLYAVTIENHGPWSADESAEDAPSGTQASRLVAKYLRLVAKGDAMLADLRGEIAALRRPAMLVFFGDHRPSIPGASEPGGERHTPYVVLRFDGQGRPIRGDGQRRDLTPAALHHLVLDCTLSPAAD